TTGCACTGTATCCTAAGCTTTCGTATTGTTGAGTTGTTGCTTGACGCAAAATTTTTCCGTACGAATCAACAACCGCAATCATAATCGAACTTCAGTTTAACACATAAGGAAAAAGGCACGGCAAACCTTGTAAAGCTCTCTATACCCGATTGATCTGAGTgaatttgttgctgttggaaaTGTTTCGGTGGGGATCGTTCCACGGGGATCGTCAAATCGTATTATTAGTAAATTACACTCATTGCAGAAACACCACACCCAGAGTTGTAGTAACAGCTTGCAGTCACTGCACCAAACGTAAAGCTACAAACACATGCAAGGGATCTCTCTTTGACACTGGTCGACGCATGAGCTGAGTTTGTaatattttcgtttcgtttgttggtATACAATTTTTCTCCCACCGGGGTTTTTTGATTGTCGCATCGTATTTTCCGATAATAACATGCGAAGTGAATGCTAGCTAATTAGTAAACCGATCGGTTCGGTAGCGTTACCACAATgcgtttgaattttaatgtttaaccCACCACAAACATTGTTCAACTTGATGTCTttgaacttttcttttttccccctttttactATGTTTAAAGCCCGCAAGTGTAGGGCAAGAAAGGGTATTTACTTTTGCCACCCATCGAACTGAATCGGTGGCAACAGACACAGTGAAAAAACTTGCAACAGTTCCTAGCAATTTGCGATTTTGTTCGCAATTAAGCTTCCGGTGTTCGATACCACTTCCTTTCGCAATCCTCTCAAATCCCTAGCGCTGTTGGTTGTTAGTCAAAATGGCATACCAATTTGCATTTGAACAACGTGCCGATAATTACCGATTTCACAAGCAAGTAGCAGGaattttggtgcaattttgcGCTAAATCCAAATAAAAGGCAATTTAATAGAAGATGGATGTATGAAATgatgatgtgatttttttaatgcaaaaatatcaacaaataTCTTCTTATTTGAAACTTTATTGAAAATCTGCTATAAAATGGAATGCAATTAATTCACTAAAAATATAGAAGCAGCATGACACTATTTTATGAATTGATTTTGTCTGCTTTATATtgacactagaactaccgaaCCGGCCACCTAATTTTCATCCCATTAATTGTTggaaatttttgaattgttgAACATTCTAAAATAGTTAATGCATGACTTTTACGTATCTTCTATAATacgaacccaaaaaaaatattaatttttattcaacactttgtaattatttataaaataaccATCAAtggaaaaacgcttaaaacgttTGGTAGCTCTACTGTTAATAAACCTATGATAATGATCACAATGTTCACTCTCCGTGAGACagatagaaagagaaaaaaagagtaagATAAGAGATCTCGCAATTTACAATTAAGCGAGAAAAGCGTCAACCGTTAAGGAAAAATCGAGGACGCTCGTTCAACAGTCGTGCGCACCGTACTAACTGTAATGTGCAAAACAGTACACTgtaaagaaagggaaaatggtTAAATTGTTTGTGCAAAGTGACTGCCCCATGGTTCCGGCCGGAAGCAGGACGGTACCTAGGGCCAGCCTCTTTGCCTTATGCTTTCGTTTTATGGGCACAACCAAAGCAAGCATACAATGTTGCAGATCAATTGGTTGAGTAAATTTCACCCATTTCGTGGTACAACTTGACAAGCTTGCGGGAAACTGTAAAAAGATTGTCACCTCAATCGTTGGGGGCCTTGCCTAGTTCAATGTATTCCGTTCCAGCGATAGTTATGGTATCCAGATTAAACGTTGATTCTTGTCGGAGTTGGAAGTTGCCTCAGTTGCCGATTTATTCACGCTGTTTTTCTAGCACATCGAGCTCGTCCCGCACCTTTTGCACGCAGTGAAATCAATTAGCATAAATCTAATGAATGTTAGAATTTTCTCTTTTCACTCCAGTCCCGGTTTTTGTTGCGTTGCCTGTCTGTTGTCCCCGCCCGTTGGGTGTTTGTTGACGTCTAATGCCTCTTTACATTTACTGTGCGCCCTCACCCTTTTTGCGTCAATCGGTGCTCGTGAGCGATACCGaccgttttgtgtgtggctGCCTTTGTGCTCGTTGTTGATCTTCCGATCCTCCAATAGGCCCGTTCTTGTTGGGTGAAACGGGACGGCCGTTTGGAACGCGGGCTATGGGACGCCTTTCAAAGCAAAACCTGAACCGTTCGGTGCTGGTAGAAAGTTCATACCGTAGCGAAGCCGGGTCGTGTTTCGCGATTATCCTTGAGCACTGTTGTAGACTCTCGCGCTTATGTCGATCGTGAGCTGGTGTGgttatttacaattttatcGGTGTTGGTGTCGATCGCTGTGCTGTGCTTTAATCGAGGAAGTGAGTGGCTCCATACATACCATCAGTAGAGAAACAGCTGATTTTTAAAACGCTCGTGCATtttgtataaaacaaaagaaaaaaatgcgaaagaCCAGAACTATCTGCTGTGTAGCACCTGCACTTGTTGGGTTAAGCTTCTATAAGTTATACTACCATCTGCCGTTCTAGTGTTATATCGTTGTCTGAGGTGACGATTTTTGGCTGTAGAGGTTTTTATGACTTTTTGGGTTCATACCAACATTGTTGGGGGGGGGAGGCCTTACTGCCATTACTGGGCGCAGATCTGGCCCTACTAATTCTCGCGTCTTGGCGCGACCCGgagtttgtatgtgtgtgcgcgatTTGGTGCTGATTTTCAAGGTTAAATACGACGCCAAACTGTAGTGAACTGGTCGCTGGCGAAGCTTCCCAATGGTTTCTGCAGCTTTATAGGAGGTATGAACAGAGACAACCAGCAACGAGCCTTCTTggagagttttttgttttgttttgctgctgttgatgagtTGCTGAGCTGTTGTGCACACGTACGTTCAGTTGATAAGCTTTCCTGCCATCCCAGACGCCACTGGACACATTCGTTTGGGTTGAATAATATCTTTCCAACGCAATGAATGTCTTGTGTCACATTGTGAAATAATGATGAGGTGTTCTATCAGTGGCTTTAGAAGCTTATATTGCTTCTAAAGGGCAACTCAGAATTAAACACTCACATGAACTTAAGCTTTAAATGTTGTTCCTTGTGCAGGCACTCGCTTCCATTATTCTCCACTAATGacatttttaatatattgtGCTTCATTATCTTGTTGACAACAAACTTATTATATGTTTCTtataattgcaaaaaaaaatgttaaaagctGTCAGTTTAGATAGAATTTTCCGCTTCGCTTGGCAAAAGGCAATAGGCGCGTGCGGCACACGGTATCtgggaagacaaaaaaaaaggtaaacgcATAAACGTTTGACTTAATGTGCATCTAACACTCCCTTAGCTTGCATTCGATTATCATACCGGTAGCAGCGCGTAGACGGCGGGAAACTGCAGcagtagaaggaaaaaaatgtcacaGAAAAACGAGAACTACTTCTCGGCGGAGACACTCCCGTCCAACAACTCCCCAATGTCTCTCCCAACAATGCAGATTGagacaagttttttttttcttcttatgagTCAACCGACGATCCAATATGCCGGTAGACTTGGCTGGCAGCAACAAATTAATCCtaaccaccaccgccaccagtTTGTTTCACCCTCTCTCCCATTCCCACCCGCCCCCTTTTCCACTATTCGACCAACTGCGAGCTTATGCAAATCAGTGTAATCTTGATTTCCCACTCCCACCAATGCTTCGCACCACAGAAACAGAACTATTCGTTGGCTCTTTATGCTAATGATTGTTGTTAGCGATATGCGAGATCCATGCCATTCGTCAAATGTGACAACACGCTGAGTTTCCCATTTTGGCATGCTTAGTTCgcgttagttttgttttgcgaagaaatttaaaaaaaaattgtacggAAGATGTGGCAACAGAGTGAATCGATTTCGATTCGATTTATTTGTGAAGTTATTTCGTAAGAATAACGCTCTACCTCTAATAGTAACGAATTTGTTCTAGTTCTAGCAAAAGCAAACTGACTCTGTGGGAGTTGATCGAACCGTCGATCGTTCGAGATTCGATCTCGAAATTCGCAATGTTCCCCGGAAAAAGAGATCGCCGATTGGAAAGAGACAAACCTTCTTCTGTAGTGGTGGTTGTGCCGCTCGTACAACTCTACTCACACATTTTCACACACCTGCCCACCACCTGACCCATGCCCACCTCTCCGCCGGTTCGACCGTCCAACCGGGTATATGGGACGAAAAAGTTTGCCAACCGCTTTGGCCACCCTATCGGCAAGGTTTCCACTCGCCCAGTCAGCACACATCGGGCTTTTCGTTTCTGCCTGGTTCTTCCACCAGATTCCACTTGGGCCCTCGGATCTTGATGGTTGGAGTGCAGCGAGTTAGCTGTCTGGGTTCCTCTTATAGCCGCCATGAATGTGATGGCATGGCATGTGTGTGTCTGGGTATTGGTTGGAGGGAAGTATGAAACTGTTTCAAGGTCACTCGGTGCTGGAATCGATTGTACGGGGCATAGGCAATAATTTTAGTTACTCGAACCATCGACTCTACCCTCGTTTTCCACCAGCAACCTCCCTTCCGTTTTGTGGAACATTCGTGCTTCCTGCGTCACATTTTCGATTTCGCCATTGCGCTGAGGGGGTGGTAATGCTTGCGGAGTGTTGTTGGTACATGGCGTTCATAGTTCATGATCGAGgtttttctgtgtttgtgtccCAAAATGAACATTTGTTGGTGGATGTGTCTGTCTCGTTAtgtttttagtaattttatcTATAttagtgttaaaaaaaatttattattaaaaattataaatttcagggaaatgaattaaatgacAAAACACACTGTCAGTGATttgtaaaaaattgttaacatTTTGTTATGATTATATTCAAAGCATAAGCTGAAACACCAAGATAatttggacattttttttaaagtaaaaatatcTGATATATCAAAGATCAATTATCACGTATCAAAGAGTACGTTGAAaaagtcattttaaaataaaaaaaatcgcttttttttgttcgatttcaGAGTaattataacataaaaatcaataaaaaaatgtacttaAAAgaataattgattaaaatagtTATCGTTGAATCGGACTATGCAATTTTCaattagaaacaaaatggcaaacgttttttttatttattttattttttccaaaaatccaATCTTTCTGATTCTTTCatttacattaaataaaactcTCTAGATCTTTTATGAAATGGTTTATACAACTCTTGAtacaaaattcaaataaaccaATTCAATGGTTTTCGGGAAATTACTTCTATTTCGACGTTTTTGATTTTGGTTGAGTTACCTCTTTAGCCTATAACTTCGTTActtttcaaatcaaattcCTTAAAcgtcgagaaaatgtaacaaaaaatatccatGTTTTCACATAAATCTTATACattttggaacattttatATGTTGTTCGGTGCCGATGCTTGCGACACTGGTTGGTCCACAGAAAGTTTCGTGCAACCAGTCGTTGCATCGATAGCAACAATGTTTGCACATTCATCTGCAGCCTATAAAGCAACCCACCATGACAGTGTCCGTAGAATGGTTTGGGGGCTTGACCtgacacaggcacacacacacacacgattgCCGTGAAAATCTTTTCGGACCTCCCCATTTTTTCCACCCTCCTCTAGATGACCTGTTGAAGGTTTTTCCAAACCATCTTAAATTGGCTAACCTCGCGTTGAATGCACACGCgtgcagcacacacacacatagtggCTAATCGTTTCGCGCCCGATTCAACCTGATGGCGGTGTTGGAGGTAACGTCGAAGTTGAAGAGAGGTGTCTGTCACTAGCCGCATTGGCGCTCAAAGTTTGTGTGTACTGGTTGGGGGTGATCGATTCGAACGATTTTGGCTCGAACACGATGTGAGTGTTTGTAGagtataattttttaagaTTTCCTACACATTACCACCGTGCcgtggtgggtttttttgtgttgcatatttacaaaattattGACATACAccacagcaacacacgaaagcGGCATTTTCCACTGCATGGCGATCGCAATCCGGCACTGATCGATTGTATGGTGGCGCTGTGTTCGACTTCACCGTAAgttaatgtttgcttttcacGCTTTAGTGCAATAGTGAAGGGGGTGAGTAGCAGCTTGTCGTCTGCTTTTGCTCAAGTCGCCAGCCATCCATGGCCAGCTATAAAGCCGGCGAACGATCGTACGGCTACATCGATTCGCTTTACGATCGGCAGGAAGAAGCAACATCGACATCGAGTGTGTAGCATTGCAATGCCAAATCGAAGCACTACAGAGTTAATAACGGTAGCGGGGAATGGGTATGCAAGAGGAGGAAGGGTGGGAGTGAATCGGTAGAACTCATCGTTGGAATACTAAGTACACGAATCACAATCAGGGTTTCACTTGATCACGCGGTTcacacgtgtgtgtttgtgtggtttaGTGGCGAGTAGCATTTTGGGCAGGCAGTACACGCCACCAATTATATCGCACCGATAGGCAAATAATGGCATCACAATGGAAATGTGCATTGATTCCCGTGCACAAATCATCCGTGGTGGATGCCTTGCGTTCGTCCCAGTTGTGAGTTGATTCAATATGGCGTGAATGATGAATTGTTATTTCACAAAGAGTTACTGCATTTCCTATGCTTTTTTCTGATTTCATATTCACgataaaatatacatttttgtgAGAGATTTATAAAGAACTATTACGTTATGAAattatctttatttatttatttcgatattttaaattgtttttaagtaATATGGCAAGTTGgtaatagtaaaataaaaaaaaatattttaaacgcaACACAGCTACAGTAGAACGCTGATTATCCGGGTGTCTTTTAACTCGATGTCGGATAATCCGTGCAgttcggaaatgacagttccaacaCTGCAAACGGCAAATAATCAAGGTCTTGTAAAGGAATTGTAAATCATAAAATttggccaaacaaaaaaaaagtttcaacgaTAAACAAGTAGTAAAAATAGCCTCCTGCATTTAAAATCACCCACAGATTACActaatttttatcaataaagTGAGATACACGTATTATCCGTAATATTCGATAATTCGGGTAGGACTGAATCCTGAGGCGCACgaataatcggcgctccactgtatgtATGTAAAACCTCACGTACCTTCTGTAGTAAACTAGTAAAATACACATAAAACGTAGAAGGTACCATTTTGGTAATAACACAATAATCGCAAACTATTGTTGCTGAATTTCAACTAACGCCTGCCTACGTTTGAAGGATCACATGTAGTGAGTGGCACACCCACCCAACGGGGCGCCATGACAGATGGTGTCACGTAATTAGTAATGTTAGATAATTTTTGGCAATTGAGCGCAACAAACCCCGCcgttgaagaaaaataatcgcgaatgaatgaattttaacCGATGTTTCGCAGCGGGTGTTTGCAGGGTTGCTTCAGCCGATGGACGTTGTTGCATACCAATTTCTTCACTACAAACACGAAACTATATTTAGATTGAACACACTCGACACTTAAATGCACATAAAAAAGTAGGTTGATCGATTTGCGTTGTCCTACACAAAGTATCTGAAACACCAGCAGGAAGTTGgctaaaagtgaaaaaattaGGTCTACTGCGCGACACGTACACACTATTTGCGAAAAGCGGTATTAAAACGATGATATCGAAACTAATCCTTTTTTGCATCCCAACCCAACCAACGTGCACAGAACCCACATTAACATCCGGCCAAAATCGGACATTGTTTTGACGAATGAGAAGAAAGTGCAGTGATACAATACTTAGCAAACGAcgataagcgacgaacccccgtGTTTTAATGGTTATTTTATCTCCACCTGCCACACGGCCATAGTGTAAAAGTACAATCCtgaagcagcaacagcagcattcGTGATACGCATCCAGTAACCATCTTGCCATTAGCCGTAGTTCCTGCAAGGAATTACCCGGTCGTTCCtaggtgtttgtgtgtgtacgtcgtgtgttagtgtgtatttttttttaaattgatcgtgtgcaaacaaaaagaaacagcaaGTTGATTTTTCTCAACATAATTCCGTTCGAGCGGCTCGTATCAACGGTGACCCATTCCAATGTGACTGATTCGTTGAGTGCCAATGCGGACCAATCGAAGCTGGATGAAAGAGTGTAATTTTGCGTGGAATAAAAGCGTGGCCACAGCGTAAATCGTGAAAAGTGTATAAACAAAACCTGCAAAATACAGTGCGCGCGCATTTGTGGCGGGGCGTAAAGCCCTTCGACGATAACGATTTTGGgttgaatttaaattctttctacaaacacacacacacacatcatgtCAGCGGTACCGGTCGTTTGGTGTTCCGATCCGAACTCGTCGGAAAAGAAGCAACCGTTTGCGCTGCAGGGTATCCAGCTGCAGGGCAACATTACGGAGAAGCATGTGCTCGCGATGAAGGAATTGATCAATGCTGCGTCGGAAGGTCGTCTGCTGCTACCTACCGATGGTGCCATTGTCCTGCTCGATTGTGGGCTCAGTATTGGCAGTATGGTGATCGAGGGTAAGGCGGGCAAAGAGGTTGCCGCGGCATCCAGCAAGACTGCAGCAAACGCTAGTGACGGTGACGATGACGCTGTCGGTAATCATAAATCAATTCTGCCGTACCGTTCTGCCGCGGCCAATAATTGTGTACCGTCGCCGGTCGACGGACGAGACTGTAATAATCATAATAGTAGCGATGAGTCTGATAGAATAGCCACTAGTGATAGGGAACGGCGGCTGGAAGCGACCGAGAAGCTGCGCGTCATGCTCGAGCAGCAGCTGGACGGTGGGGACATTGATCCGGATCAGCCAAATGCAACGGTATCTCAGCGGGTGCAGGGTGAGGATGGGGGTGAAAGGATGGAACGTGGTAATGGTGAAGGTGAAACAAATCTAGACGATCGTTTGGGTGCTGTTGAGCGGGAGATTGATTTTCCAATCGAAGTAGACGTTAAACATTCGCGTCCAAATGAGCTTAATGTCGACGGCGTAGAGCAGGAGcaagaagaggaggaggaaagTGAAGAACCCGGCGCAGTAGAACGAATGGGTTCATCCCTAGGAGGGGCAGGGCCCGAACTCCTATACGAATTTTTGTGCTGTGCCAAATGTATGAACGATCCATCGTCTAGCTGCTCCAATATGCCGAGTCATCGAACACGCAGCCTAACAGCGCTTAACAACAGCTCCAAGCTGCTGTCCCGGGTACTGAACGGTCGTGCAAAGGCACGGCTATACTGCGATCCGGTTTATAGTATTTCAAATCTATACTTTAAACGCTTCATTAATTACAAAATCACCAAAAGTCGACGGCCGGTAATACGCAAAACTTCAAGTCGAAGTGATCGTTCGTCCGGTGGAGATACTACTGCTGGCGGGTTCAGTACCTCAcccgatggtggtggtggaggtgttAAAAAGAAGCATTACGTCGATGGGTCACCGGTGTACGCGACCGTTAACAAGAAGCTGAAGCTTAAATCACGTCTGGACGCACTTCGACGTAGTGGTCACATGGTGGAAGGTAGTCCCGGTGGTCGAAGATTACGTGCAGAGCGTGGCAATAGTAGTGGCGTTTCACGACAGATGGGGAAAGGGCTTGGAGCGCAAGATCCTATACCGGAAGTTGCCAATCCATTGCCGGAAATCTTCATCACCGGAACGTCCGGATCGTCGACAAAACCGCTGGGTAGCTCCAGTAGAAAGACAAGCTTCGACTCCACCTGTACGGTTAGTTCGATGGATTCGGGCTTTATTGATCAgcagcagcgtcagcagctTAAGCAGCAGCTACAGCAGTTACAGCAGCTGAAAGTATGTCCCGGCGCCGCAGAGGAACAATCGCCGGCAGGCATTGGTGCCAGTGAACAGGAGGAAGACGATGGTAGCGATCGGCTGAATGATCTGTCCCGTGTGCAGATCAAAGAGTGTCTAGTGACGCAATCGCGCAATCGGCGCAAATCATACGAAGAGTTTAAGTCACTGTTTCGGCAGGAAGTAACACCGGCAACTGATGCTGTTGGACACGCTGGACGCACCAACAACACGGCCGGGTTGCCACTGCCGAGCGTGGACGAGAAGGAAAGCGTTAAGGCAAGACGCAAGTCATACGAAGAGTTCAAGGCGTTAGTCAAAATTTGTGATACTAGCTTTAGCAGTTTAAAATCGACGGCAGAGGAGGAGCCGGAAAAGGAGGAACAGAAAGAGGATGGAACACGTGAGCAGGACCCGAGGACACGACGATCGGCAACGTTGCCCGCATCTCcaaccaccaacaacagcTCCGTCGGGAATCTTTTCAAAATGAAGCGTAAAAATTCGCGACGTCTCAGCTTGAAGAAACCTTCCACGGTTGGAGGCACGGGAGGTGATATCCAACGGTCAGAGTCAGGTCGGGAGGTGATGGTGAGGGGTAGCACCATTTATGACATTCTTCGTAGCGATCGGAAACCTTCCGTGCCGAGTCCACTGATCAAGGATCTCGGACCGCTAGCGCTCACCCGAACGGCGGATGAAATCTATCgtaaaaactataaaatctACGACAAGCTGATCTCGTACGGTAGCAAAGCTTACAAGCGATACGACAAGTACATGACGTACGGTACAATCTACGAGATTCTGCATCGCAAGTCAGACGCTGCCGAGGATGTGTTTCTGCGCAAGCGTGCCCTTTCGGAGAAGTACGCCAAACGCAAGGTCGGTACGGCGTCCCACTACGGTTCGGTAAAGTTGGGTACGATCTACGATATTTTGCAAGGCAAACATCAGCAACTACAGATCGATTCCAGCTTGCGGAAAAAATCGGCACCCGGTCCGGATGAATTACCGCCGGCAACACTTTCCACGATTTACGACATCATACACTCGAAAAAAGCTGCGGATCCTTCATCGCCTAAAGATAAGACAGGCAAGAATCGAtttttggtgaagaaaatcACTGAAGAGGAGTTACACTTAAGTAACGAAAATAACCGTAACGAGCTTAACTTGACATCCGGACCAGTTCCTACGAAAGGTGTGCTGGATGCGAATAGCTCACCGAAGACTTCCGATACTGCAGCTGACAGTGGTCCACCTTCTCCCGACTATACGACTCCCAAATCGGTTGGACAGGCAAGAAAACCTGCCCGTACGCGACGCTTCTCGAACATTCTCTCGTACAGTTCGCATACAACTTCACCTAAAGCGTCGAGTGTGACGACCAACCTCACACCGCCCACCATTGAAGAACCTCGCCTCGACAGTCCCCGTTTAAAGCAGATAGCGGCTAGTGATGAGGATCTGTACAAAAGTGCCACGGCAAAGTTGCGTGCCGCTCAGCAGCAGGTTCAGCGCCATCAACTCTCCGTGGATGAGCTCTACGCGCGGATCGGTAAGCTGCGAAAATCAGCCACCGTTTCGTCGGCACTTTGCACCAAAATTGATGAAGTTATCGGTGAAGGTGGCGAAAACTTGGCAGACCCGGTTAAAGTGTTGGAACCACTGCAACCTACCCGTGCGCGGCATCATCTGAATGTGCCCGAGCGACGAGAGCTTGGCCCGGCGGATGAAATTCAACCTGGGACGATTTTTAAATCCAACTCGCTGGATATGCTCGCACCCAAGAAGCTGTCAAGAACGGCACGTTGGAGTAAGCATATGCACGATGCGGCAAATGGGTTGAGCGGTCCCATTCGCAAACTATCGCCATTGATCATGCCGATGAAAAAGGGTGGCGGAATAGGCGATCAAAAAAAGAGTACGCGACGGTTGTCCGAGTTTACGCGGGGTGAATTTCTCAACGAGAAACCGTAAGTATAGCTTCTTTGGTTAATATTTAAGCAGAACATTTTCTAAAGACTCTCAATAGAAATAATTCGCTGATGTttgatgatttaaattttttaagcaTATTTACAGGAAAAATATATCAACATTTGTGTGGAAAACGAGTTTTTCCTTAAAATGGATACGTTATTAttcttgaaataaattatcattgggattatttattaaaaaaataatttgttaatttttacctAAGCCAgctaatggagacgcatggtgtttGTTAACCAAGGGTATTCAAAATAAACATGAACACTTAATTACTTTGCCATAAAATAGCTAAtggattatattttaaatacaaaatcaaataacGAAGTCAACTCGGTAAAGTGAATGATACATTCCTTTTCTTGCTCTTAATTTCGTTTGCAGCACTGTATCGAAAtcgaatataaaaatttgaatggCAATTTACACTTGCTTTAAAGCTATTCCAAACACTCTAAAGCGATCACATGAATAATCCACCAAAATGACAGTGCTATGACCTTTTCCTGCAGCAAAACTTCCAAATTATCAAATTTCAGGTTTTGCTAAAGCACGGACCAACATGGCCGAAAATCACTACGGGGGGTGCGCGATTGGCGATCCCCCTGATCGTGCTACCTATAGTTATTCATTTCAGCTTGTGCAGAATCGtcagatgaaaataaatatgaataatGCACTCACCCTCGAGAGgcgttttgtttcggttgctTCGCTGAGAGCAATCGTACAAATATGCtccaaaacgaaatgaaaagttATTACTCTTTTGGTAGGcgaaaatttttataaataatcccAAAGGCAATGGCCACCAAAGGTTCATTAGTGTGTAAAAGAACATTAAGACCCTTTCAATGCAATTTCTGCTTTCAATGCAAAATTGGTGCCCTCCTCCTGGGAAGATGTATTTTTGGAAAaggatattgattttttaaatctccATTCTGACACGAACAGGCCGGCAGGTTTCTGCTTCTTTCCACCCATGAAATCGTGgtgtttgattaaaaaaaatacgctcGAGGGCGAACatgaatttaagaaaaaaaacaaccataatAAGTGGGACATAGAGAAAATATGCGAAAACAGCGTGTCCACGATCGTATGTTGCCAAAGAAGTATGAAGAATTTCGTGCTCTTTTGGTGCACAAGTTGTTgctaaatattaattttctgaGAAGGGATAAAACATGATCTTGGCCCTGGTTTGTCTGCCTTTCATGGGCAAACGTACTCGGTTTGGCCTTGCCTTGGCTGGGGTTGTCCAAAACGAGGATCATGTCAAAAAGTACGAAAGCGTGTTTTTTCATGTTCTTTCCTCTTCCCTTTTCGGGGCTGGACAGTCTGGCAAGCCcggtttttctcttttctatagcccaaaaaaaaa
The DNA window shown above is from Anopheles funestus chromosome 3RL, idAnoFuneDA-416_04, whole genome shotgun sequence and carries:
- the LOC125768792 gene encoding uncharacterized protein LOC125768792 isoform X2, with amino-acid sequence MSAVPVVWCSDPNSSEKKQPFALQGIQLQGNITEKHVLAMKELINAASEGRLLLPTDGAIVLLDCGLSIGSMVIEGKAGKEVAAASSKTAANASDGDDDAVGNHKSILPYRSAAANNCVPSPVDGRDCNNHNSSDESDRIATSDRERRLEATEKLRVMLEQQLDGGDIDPDQPNATVSQRVQGEDGGERMERGNGEGETNLDDRLGAVEREIDFPIEVDVKHSRPNELNVDGVEQEQEEEEESEEPGAVERMGSSLGGAGPELLYEFLCCAKCMNDPSSSCSNMPSHRTRSLTALNNSSKLLSRVLNGRAKARLYCDPVYSISNLYFKRFINYKITKSRRPVIRKTSSRSDRSSGGDTTAGGFSTSPDGGGGGVKKKHYVDGSPVYATVNKKLKLKSRLDALRRSGHMVEGSPGGRRLRAERGNSSGVSRQMGKGLGAQDPIPEVANPLPEIFITGTSGSSTKPLGSSSRKTSFDSTCTVSSMDSGFIDQQQRQQLKQQLQQLQQLKVCPGAAEEQSPAGIGASEQEEDDGSDRLNDLSRVQIKECLVTQSRNRRKSYEEFKSLFRQEVTPATDAVGHAGRTNNTAGLPLPSVDEKESVKARRKSYEEFKALVKICDTSFSSLKSTAEEEPEKEEQKEDGTREQDPRTRRSATLPASPTTNNSSVGNLFKMKRKNSRRLSLKKPSTVGGTGGDIQRSESGREVMVRGSTIYDILRSDRKPSVPSPLIKDLGPLALTRTADEIYRKNYKIYDKLISYGSKAYKRYDKYMTYGTIYEILHRKSDAAEDVFLRKRALSEKYAKRKVGTASHYGSVKLGTIYDILQGKHQQLQIDSSLRKKSAPGPDELPPATLSTIYDIIHSKKAADPSSPKDKTGKNRFLVKKITEEELHLSNENNRNELNLTSGPVPTKGVLDANSSPKTSDTAADSGPPSPDYTTPKSVGQARKPARTRRFSNILSYSSHTTSPKASSVTTNLTPPTIEEPRLDSPRLKQIAASDEDLYKSATAKLRAAQQQVQRHQLSVDELYARIGKLRKSATVSSALCTKIDEVIGEGGENLADPVKVLEPLQPTRARHHLNVPERRELGPADEIQPGTIFKSNSLDMLAPKKLSRTARWSKHMHDAANGLSGPIRKLSPLIMPMKKGGGIGDQKKSTRRLSEFTRGEFLNEKP